One part of the Salmo salar chromosome ssa28, Ssal_v3.1, whole genome shotgun sequence genome encodes these proteins:
- the plaub gene encoding plasminogen activator, urokinase b — protein MGRSILLLILTTTLAGVSQSETGLLRQKRQISNFPYRRRSGGLCRHGGTSVPALSGEHMFCLCTNGYGGKHCELDTAATCYTGTGMYYRGKVSQSESGRRCVGWDLDTRKRLMGSDVYSGRHNYCRNLEYKRRPWCYVMKGVEQVQEYCDIPRCGIPGETGPLDYLPTEPTVPDTASSLTESTCGQRTRKQMKIVGGTVAAVESHPWMAAIFWKNHQSKENVFRCGGSLISPCWVLSAAHCFPDSSQTKACSLFVTLGKSAINETDDTKEQKFQVEEVIMHAEFENSEGNFNNDIALLKLKAVNGQCAVESSSVRTVCLPPARQALGAGSSCEIAGYGRQEEGLWYNSQYLREAKVNILAHDVCSDKAYYGNLITENMFCAGRPDWSQDACKGDSGGPMVCEVDNRMFLFGVVSWGEGCSRALRPGVYTAVTNYNKWIEEKTGLSSIASGSMYPQK, from the exons atgggaaggagtATTTTGCTGCTGATTTTGACAACCACCCTGGCAGGGGTGTCACAGAGTGAGACG GGCTTGCTGAGACAGAAAAGACAGATTTCTAATTTCCCCTATCGAAGAAGATCAG GTGGCCTCTGTCGTCATGGTGGCACCTCTGTCCCTGCCCTGTCCGGAGAACACATGTTCTGCTTATGCACAAATGGTTACGGTGGCAAACACTGTGAATTAG ATACAGCAGCCACCTGCTACACGGGAACTGGGATGTACTACAGAggtaaagtgtctcagtcagagAGTGGGCGCAGGTGTGTGGGGTGGGACCTGGACACCAGGAAACGCCTGATGGGGTCTGACGTCTACTCCGGGAGGCACAACTACTGCAG GAATCTGGAGTACAAACGGCGTCCATGGTGTTATGTAATGAAGGGTGTTGAGCAGGTACAGGAATACTGTGATATCCCTCGCTGTGGCATACCTGGGGAGACAG GTCCACTTGATTATCTGCCCACTGAGCCCACTGTACCAGACACAG CTTCCAGTCTGACAGAGTCCACGTGTGGCCAGCGTACCAGGAAGCAGATGAAGATCGTTGGAGGGACAGTTGCCGCTGTGGAATCCCACCCGTGGATGGCTGCAATATTCTGGAAGAACCATCAGTCTAAAGAGAATGTGTTCCGCTGTGGGGGAAGTCTGATCTCACCTTGCTGGGTTCTGTCTGCTGCCCATTGCTTCCCTGACAG CTCTCAAACTAAAGCCTGCAGCCTCTTCGTCACTCTGGGGAAGAGTGCCATCAATGAGACTGACGACACCAAAGAACAGAAGTTTCAGGTGGAAGAGGTTATCATGCACGCAGAGTTCGAAAACAGTGAAGGAAACTTCAATAATGACATCG CTCTACTGAAGTTAAAGGCTGTAAATGGTCAGTGTGCAGTGGAGAGTAGCTCTGTGAGGACTGTCTGTCTGCCCCCGGCACGCCAGGCCCTCGGCGCGGGATCCTCCTGTGAGATAGCTGGCTACGGAAGACAGGAGGAGG GTTTATGGTACAATTCACAGTACCTGAGGGAGGCAAAGGTAAACATTTTGGCCCATGACGTCTGCTCAGATAAGGCGTACTACGGAAACCTGATCACAGAAAACATGTTCTGTGCTGGGAGACCGGACTGGAGTCAAGATGCGTGCAAG GGTGATTCCGGAGGACCCATGGTGTGTGAAGTGGATAATCGAATGTTCCTTTTTGGAGTCGTCAGTTGGGGCGAGGGGTGTTCTAGAGCATTACGACCAGGCGTGTACACAGCAGTGACCAACTACAATAAGTGGATAGAAGAAAAGACAGGCTTATCCTCCATCGCCTCAGGGTCTATGTACCCACAGAAATAA